The following coding sequences are from one Culex quinquefasciatus strain JHB chromosome 1, VPISU_Cqui_1.0_pri_paternal, whole genome shotgun sequence window:
- the LOC119765493 gene encoding uncharacterized protein LOC119765493, producing MINQPGTVHQPFLGVGVHDHHSQDDERNPLKFEVNSDTSGCGSSVSSEYLQARIRLLEERRKFRLNYARQEEEYFKQKLQLLAQLEEIDSDVNKFSSKYEHRNYAQGNVTHWLGGENNDSRQANPMTSPSTMFPEDDRSRSSSSSCSALTRSSAERKVPQHHSIGDVYGSSNGSGQSSSNLAWPGLSSSQLAARQVIPSELPSFAGHPQDWPLFSSAFRTSTQACGFSDVENIVRLLRPALECVKSRLLLPVFVPSIMKTLERFFGRPELIINSLLGNIEFVAVPKSENLGSIIRFGIAVQNLVDHVVMLNEQNHLRNPLLLSELVSKLPASFQLKWSTFKMSRATHFEKFV from the coding sequence ATGATCAACCAACCTGGAACAGTACATCAACCATTCCTTGGTGTTGGTGTTCACGATCATCACAGCCAGGATGACGAGAGAAACCCactgaaatttgaggttaacAGTGACACATCAGGCTGTGGTTCTTCCGTCAGCTCAGAATATCTTCAAGCTAGGATTCGGCTACTCGAGGAACGAAGGAAGTTTCGCTTGAACTACGCCCGACAGGAAGAAgaatatttcaagcaaaaacTACAGCTCCTGGCTCAGCTGGAAGAGATCGACAGTGACGTCAACAAGTTCAGCAGCAAATACGAACATCGGAACTACGCGCAAGGAAATGTTACTCACTGGCTAGGAGGAGAAAACAACGATTCCCGTCAAGCAAACCCGATGACGTCACCTTCAACAATGTTTCCAGAAGACGATAGATCaaggtcatcgtcgtcgtcgtgttctGCACTCACCAGATCCTCTGCCGAAAGAAAGGTGCCACAACACCACTCAATCGGCGACGTGTATGGGTCATCCAACGGGTCGGGGCAATCTTCTTCAAATCTTGCCTGGCCAGGGTTGAGCTCGTCGCAGCTAGCTGCTCGTCAGGTCATCCCAAGTGAACTACCGTCGTTCGCTGGACACCCTCAGGACTGGCCACTCTTCAGCAGCGCATTTCGAACTTCCACACAGGCGTGCGGTTTTAGTGATGTGGAAAACATAGTGAGATTACTAAGACCAGCATTGGAATGCGTAAAAAGTCGTTTGTTGCTGCCCGTGTTTGTTCCAAGTATAATGAAAACGCTGGAAAGATTCTTTGGTAGGCCAGAACTCATTATAAATAGCTTGTTGGGGAACATAGAATTTGTCGCGGTgccaaaatcggaaaatttgggTTCGATCATTCGGTTTGGAATAGCAGTTCAAAATCTGGTTGATCATGTAGTCATGTTAAATGAGCAAAACCACTTGCGGAATCCATTGTTGTTATCTGAATTGGTAAGCAAATTGCCTGCTAGTTTTCAGCTGAAATGGTCAACATTCAAAATGAGCAGGGCTACACACTTCGAAAAATTCGTGTAA